From the genome of Acinetobacter lwoffii, one region includes:
- a CDS encoding MgtC/SapB family protein translates to MIESSFLPPDVPGLIAALAIGLLIGLERGWHDRELPEGSRVAGLRTFTLTGLLGGVLGHLQPNFGPWPLVAAVLGLSLLLTVSYARTAKLSGNLSATTTIAMLLTLVLGAYASHGNVTLALTAAVIVAVFLDLKPTLHGWLRLIEHRELTASLQLLVLSVVILPYLPNTGLGPFAALNPYQLWWAVILIAGLSLAGHFAMRLTGSERGIFWTGLLGGLASSTAATVALARYTRQHPVMVSAAISGTLAACGIMFFRMVVLIGVIEPALLSTFGGAMMIAGILLLGMALWRQRQITSAENNDRTIEAMAPFDLGTAFSFAAFLAVMAVLVPAAKQWLGTSGIFVLSTISGLADVDAILVSLARLHSTEGLTTNVAAVALGLATLSNMLSKATIAWMTGGAQFGRAIIFGYTIAMIGAGVALALSLSFM, encoded by the coding sequence ATGATAGAGAGTTCTTTTCTTCCACCAGATGTACCAGGTCTTATTGCAGCACTTGCCATCGGCCTGCTCATTGGTTTAGAACGAGGATGGCACGATCGTGAATTGCCCGAGGGCAGCCGAGTAGCAGGCCTACGTACCTTCACATTGACAGGATTGCTCGGAGGAGTGCTCGGTCATTTACAACCAAACTTCGGGCCTTGGCCGCTGGTCGCGGCCGTATTAGGGCTTTCCTTATTATTAACAGTGTCCTACGCGCGTACCGCAAAACTTTCCGGTAATCTAAGCGCTACCACGACGATCGCGATGCTGTTGACATTAGTTTTAGGTGCATATGCATCCCATGGTAATGTTACTTTAGCATTAACCGCGGCTGTAATCGTCGCTGTATTTTTGGATCTCAAGCCAACCTTACACGGTTGGCTACGCTTGATCGAACATCGTGAATTAACCGCATCCCTGCAGTTGCTGGTACTTTCTGTCGTTATATTACCCTACTTACCCAATACGGGTCTGGGACCTTTTGCTGCATTAAATCCTTACCAGTTATGGTGGGCAGTGATCCTGATTGCCGGACTCTCTCTGGCAGGTCATTTTGCCATGCGGCTTACCGGTTCAGAAAGAGGCATATTCTGGACAGGTCTATTGGGTGGTTTGGCATCTTCTACAGCTGCAACTGTCGCACTGGCACGCTATACACGCCAGCACCCCGTCATGGTCAGTGCTGCTATTTCTGGAACATTGGCTGCCTGTGGCATCATGTTTTTTCGTATGGTTGTGCTGATAGGCGTCATTGAGCCAGCATTGCTAAGCACTTTTGGTGGTGCAATGATGATTGCGGGAATCCTTCTGCTGGGTATGGCATTGTGGAGACAACGCCAAATTACCAGCGCTGAAAACAACGATCGAACAATAGAAGCAATGGCTCCTTTTGATCTTGGGACAGCATTCAGCTTCGCTGCTTTCCTGGCTGTCATGGCAGTCTTGGTCCCGGCAGCAAAACAATGGTTGGGCACCAGCGGCATCTTCGTATTATCGACTATTTCTGGGCTAGCAGACGTAGATGCTATTTTAGTCTCACTTGCCCGCCTGCATAGTACTGAAGGCTTAACAACAAATGTGGCTGCTGTCGCGCTAGGGCTGGCCACACTGAGCAACATGTTAAGCAAAGCGACAATTGCATGGATGACAGGGGGGGCACAGTTTGGCCGAGCTATCATATTTGGCTACACAATTGCCATGATAGGTGCTGGCGTAGCTCTGGCTCTCAGTTTGAGCTTTATGTAA
- a CDS encoding heavy metal sensor histidine kinase, protein MNNKLFKSISFRIGIIFSLSTICILIMMGFFIHKLVMHHFETQDRTQLEGKIQLIQNLLQQHPKNSPELDLYLKDALVGHHDLMVQIERPAGQILFSSASSIINTQQLIKSANNPWIKWKIKNKTYRGMIYNTDINKNTEIQSVRIIVGIDTSEHLHFLNDFKRQLFYIGLAGTICLMFLGWFATWRGLRPVQKMAKVAEGISAQHLSERLEVEHTPTELKSLAIAFNDMLDRLESALERLSDFSSDLAHEIRTPINNLMTQTQVCLARKRDTSTYQEVLFSNLEELERLARMVSDMLFLAKAEHGLKLQNLQNIDLVKEVTALFDFYDALAAEKNMTLQQTGSGNVKGDPAMLRRALSNLLSNAVKYGNKNSTIRIKLQQNLDNTIFSIENEGPEISPEQLSRLFDRFYRTDASRQRTEEGTGLGLAITKSILDMLGATIQAESLNGRIIFTIVFQSESMQGESF, encoded by the coding sequence ATGAATAATAAATTATTCAAATCTATCAGTTTTCGTATTGGTATTATTTTCTCATTATCGACTATATGCATTCTCATTATGATGGGGTTTTTCATCCATAAATTAGTGATGCATCATTTTGAAACGCAAGATCGTACCCAATTAGAAGGTAAAATCCAGCTTATTCAGAATCTTCTCCAACAGCATCCTAAAAATTCTCCAGAACTTGATCTATATTTGAAAGATGCTTTAGTTGGACACCATGATCTTATGGTCCAAATAGAACGACCGGCAGGTCAGATTTTATTTAGTTCAGCATCTTCAATCATTAATACTCAACAGTTAATCAAGTCAGCAAATAACCCTTGGATTAAATGGAAAATTAAGAATAAGACCTATCGTGGCATGATCTACAACACGGATATAAACAAAAATACTGAAATACAATCTGTACGCATTATTGTGGGGATAGATACATCTGAACATCTACATTTTTTAAATGATTTTAAGCGTCAACTTTTTTACATTGGTTTAGCCGGTACGATTTGTTTAATGTTTTTAGGTTGGTTTGCAACCTGGAGAGGTTTAAGACCCGTGCAAAAAATGGCTAAGGTCGCAGAAGGCATTTCTGCCCAACATCTTTCAGAACGTTTAGAAGTTGAGCACACACCAACAGAACTAAAATCATTAGCAATTGCCTTCAATGATATGCTCGACAGACTAGAATCAGCTTTAGAAAGGCTTTCCGATTTTTCATCTGATTTAGCGCATGAAATTAGAACACCGATTAATAACTTAATGACTCAAACTCAAGTATGTCTTGCCCGTAAACGAGATACCAGTACCTATCAAGAAGTACTATTTTCTAATTTAGAAGAATTAGAACGTTTGGCTCGAATGGTATCCGATATGCTTTTCTTGGCAAAAGCAGAACATGGCCTAAAATTACAGAACTTACAGAATATTGACCTGGTTAAAGAAGTTACAGCCTTATTTGATTTCTATGATGCGCTAGCTGCCGAAAAAAATATGACGCTTCAACAAACAGGATCTGGAAATGTCAAAGGTGATCCTGCTATGTTACGTCGAGCACTCAGCAATCTATTATCTAATGCAGTTAAATATGGAAATAAGAATTCTACAATACGCATAAAACTTCAACAGAATTTAGATAACACAATATTTTCAATTGAAAATGAAGGCCCTGAAATCTCTCCTGAACAACTATCCAGGTTATTTGATCGATTTTATCGAACAGATGCATCTAGACAAAGAACAGAAGAAGGAACCGGCTTAGGGCTCGCGATAACAAAATCTATTCTTGATATGCTTGGGGCGACCATCCAGGCTGAATCCCTCAATGGTCGAATCATTTTTACCATTGTTTTTCAAAGTGAATCCATGCAAGGGGAATCATTTTAA
- a CDS encoding heavy metal response regulator transcription factor — MRILLVEDEQKTGDYLKQGLSEAGYITDWVTDGLTGKHQALSEEYDLIILDVMLPGLNGWNIINDIRSSGKTMPILFLTARDQIEDRVKGLELGADDYLVKPFAFAELLARIKTLLRRGQQREDNNIIKIADLELDLRKRRVTRAGQRIDLTAKEFALMELFMRRRGEILPRALIASQIWDMNFDSDTNVVEVAIKRLRNKVDSNFTPKLIQNIRGMGYVLEVEDE, encoded by the coding sequence ATGAGAATACTATTAGTTGAAGATGAACAAAAAACTGGTGATTATCTCAAGCAAGGTTTATCCGAAGCTGGCTATATTACGGACTGGGTTACAGATGGGTTAACGGGTAAACATCAAGCTCTTTCTGAAGAGTATGACTTAATTATTTTAGACGTGATGTTACCTGGACTAAATGGTTGGAATATTATCAATGATATTCGTAGCAGCGGTAAAACAATGCCCATTCTTTTTCTTACCGCCCGAGATCAAATCGAAGATCGAGTAAAAGGATTAGAGCTAGGCGCTGATGATTATTTAGTTAAGCCTTTTGCTTTTGCAGAGCTTCTAGCTCGAATAAAAACGCTCCTTAGACGAGGGCAACAAAGAGAAGATAATAATATTATTAAGATTGCTGATTTAGAACTTGATTTGAGAAAACGTCGGGTAACACGAGCAGGTCAACGCATTGATCTGACGGCTAAAGAATTTGCGCTTATGGAGCTTTTTATGCGTAGAAGAGGTGAAATTCTACCAAGAGCACTTATTGCATCTCAAATTTGGGATATGAACTTTGATAGTGATACAAATGTAGTTGAAGTCGCTATTAAACGATTAAGAAATAAAGTAGATAGTAATTTTACCCCTAAGTTAATTCAGAATATTCGAGGAATGGGGTATGTATTAGAGGTAGAAGATGAATAA
- a CDS encoding IS5-like element IS17 family transposase, whose protein sequence is MKKPTHKIYRTTNWPAYNRALMSRGNIAIWFDPATQWYAPSKGKQGRNQTYSDAAIQCCLMIKSLFRLSLRMVTGFVQSLIKLCGLNWTAPDYSTLCRRQKHIDIAISYQKSSDGLHLLVDSTGMKFLGEGEWKRKKHGAEYRRQWRKLHIGIDAKTLQIRAIQLTTNNVSDSQVLGDLLNQIPQDEQIDSVYTDGAYDTKQCRQVIADRQAHAVIPPRKNAKPWKDTKSSSLERNELLRTVKRLGRTLWKKWSGYHRRSLVETKMHCIKLLGDKLMARSFPSQVNEIHARVAVLNRFTELGRPLTQVTP, encoded by the coding sequence ATGAAGAAGCCTACACACAAAATCTACCGCACAACCAATTGGCCCGCATATAACCGAGCACTCATGAGTCGCGGAAATATTGCCATTTGGTTTGATCCTGCTACGCAATGGTATGCTCCATCAAAAGGCAAACAAGGGCGAAATCAAACCTACTCCGACGCAGCTATCCAATGCTGCTTAATGATTAAATCCTTATTCCGTCTATCTTTACGTATGGTCACTGGCTTTGTGCAAAGTCTGATTAAACTTTGCGGATTAAATTGGACCGCACCAGATTACAGTACGCTTTGTAGAAGACAAAAGCATATTGATATTGCAATCAGCTACCAAAAAAGTAGCGATGGGCTGCATCTACTCGTAGACTCTACAGGCATGAAGTTTCTAGGTGAGGGCGAATGGAAACGCAAGAAACATGGAGCTGAATATCGTCGCCAATGGCGTAAACTACATATTGGTATAGATGCCAAAACCCTACAAATACGCGCTATTCAGCTCACAACCAATAATGTCAGTGATTCACAGGTGCTTGGTGATTTACTTAATCAGATTCCACAAGATGAGCAGATTGACTCTGTTTATACCGATGGAGCTTATGACACCAAGCAATGCCGTCAGGTCATTGCAGATCGGCAAGCACATGCGGTGATTCCACCTAGAAAAAATGCGAAACCATGGAAAGATACAAAGAGTAGCTCGCTAGAGCGAAATGAATTACTTCGAACAGTTAAACGTTTAGGCAGGACATTATGGAAAAAATGGTCAGGCTATCATCGGCGCAGTTTGGTGGAAACCAAGATGCATTGCATCAAATTATTAGGCGATAAATTAATGGCAAGAAGCTTTCCTAGTCAGGTGAATGAAATTCATGCACGTGTAGCAGTCCTCAACAGATTTACGGAATTAGGTCGACCACTTACCCAAGTTACGCCTTAA
- a CDS encoding multicopper oxidase domain-containing protein, protein MDGVPGFNKFNGIAPNKTYEYKFKVRQNGTYWYHSHSKGQEQDGLYGAFVIYPKDKTPLTAAEKTDKDYVVLLSDFHNSTSDQIMKNIKKEADYYQNRRETVFDVLKQVKRDGLKATWQDRSMWNQMRMLKTDMSDVTGYTFLMNGKTPQQNWTGNFKAGEKVRLRFINASAMSFFDVRIPNLKMTVVSADGQPVKPVPVDEFRIGTAETYDVIVEPKQAHYQIEAESIDRTGFSVGTLHEESSPAVKQIEMPKPRPRSLLTMEDMGMNHDMSSMKDMDHDMSSMKGMDHDMSSMKGMNHDMSSMKGMDHDMSSMKDMNHDMSSMKGMNHDMSSMKGMNHDMSSMKGMDHDMSSMKGMDHDMPMNSATVKAASDKNDNTVFGWANASTPEGNKALQYSDLQSLDPQKDTRAAEREIEIRLGGNMERYIWTINGKKFNEADPLVVKYGERIRLKFVNDSMMAHPMHLHGMFMQLENGQDPSNMPNKHTVIVPPGKTITTLLTADELGEWAIHCHLLYHMSAGMMNKLIVAQVEDGNSTKTVPQSQVNEKGVNPHANH, encoded by the coding sequence ATGGATGGTGTACCTGGATTTAACAAATTTAATGGCATTGCCCCTAATAAAACTTATGAATATAAGTTTAAAGTCCGCCAAAATGGTACTTATTGGTATCATTCACATAGTAAAGGACAAGAACAAGACGGTTTATATGGTGCTTTTGTTATTTATCCTAAAGATAAAACTCCACTAACAGCTGCTGAAAAAACCGATAAAGATTACGTTGTTTTGCTTTCTGATTTTCATAATTCGACAAGTGATCAAATTATGAAAAATATTAAAAAAGAAGCAGATTACTATCAGAACCGCCGCGAAACAGTATTCGATGTATTAAAACAAGTTAAACGTGATGGGCTAAAAGCGACTTGGCAAGACCGTTCTATGTGGAATCAGATGCGAATGCTGAAAACAGATATGTCCGATGTGACTGGTTATACATTTTTAATGAATGGCAAAACACCTCAGCAAAACTGGACCGGTAACTTCAAAGCTGGTGAAAAAGTTCGCCTTCGTTTTATTAATGCTTCCGCTATGTCATTCTTTGATGTACGCATTCCAAACCTAAAAATGACTGTAGTCAGTGCTGATGGTCAACCTGTAAAGCCGGTTCCTGTAGATGAGTTCCGTATTGGTACTGCTGAAACCTATGATGTCATTGTGGAACCAAAACAAGCACATTACCAAATTGAAGCTGAATCTATTGATCGTACCGGTTTTTCAGTGGGAACATTACATGAAGAAAGCAGCCCAGCAGTCAAACAAATTGAGATGCCTAAGCCTCGTCCTCGTTCTTTATTGACTATGGAAGATATGGGAATGAATCATGATATGTCATCTATGAAAGATATGGATCACGATATGTCTTCTATGAAAGGTATGGATCATGATATGTCTTCTATGAAAGGCATGAATCACGATATGTCTTCTATGAAAGGTATGGATCATGATATGTCTTCTATGAAAGATATGAATCATGATATGTCTTCTATGAAAGGCATGAATCACGATATGTCTTCTATGAAAGGCATGAATCACGATATGTCTTCTATGAAAGGTATGGATCATGATATGTCTTCTATGAAAGGTATGGATCATGATATGCCGATGAATAGCGCTACTGTTAAGGCGGCTTCAGACAAGAATGATAATACCGTATTTGGATGGGCAAATGCTTCAACACCTGAAGGTAATAAAGCATTGCAATATAGTGATTTGCAATCGTTAGATCCTCAAAAAGACACTCGTGCAGCTGAACGTGAAATAGAGATCCGTCTTGGTGGAAACATGGAGCGTTATATTTGGACAATAAATGGTAAAAAATTTAATGAAGCCGACCCACTAGTGGTGAAGTATGGTGAACGTATTCGCTTAAAATTTGTCAATGACAGTATGATGGCTCACCCAATGCACTTACATGGCATGTTTATGCAGCTTGAGAATGGTCAGGATCCAAGCAATATGCCAAACAAACATACGGTAATTGTTCCACCTGGGAAAACGATAACCACTCTACTCACAGCTGATGAGTTAGGTGAGTGGGCTATTCATTGTCACCTGCTTTACCATATGAGTGCAGGAATGATGAATAAACTCATTGTAGCTCAAGTGGAAGATGGTAATTCTACAAAGACTGTTCCTCAGTCCCAAGTAAATGAGAAGGGAGTAAATCCACATGCAAATCACTAA
- a CDS encoding copper resistance protein B, translating to MQITKNFFSKTVLSIALISISNLTFANSSTSEQESNITNGMRVLLQESGGLRYSPQELYPEYYSMENANGGDNIILTARKTSDGSHDDHLKEHGGQIYQVTRLENAWMVDEDGKGNLGTKLETLIGTDENRLFIEANSEKSESNDPKYAVSALYSRNVAPFWDIQAGVRYSEDKNSSNSDRVDGVIGVLGLAPYFFETQAYLYGGENNFWGASFELERDLLLTQKLITQPYIEADVIFSDDSNYAAKSGLSELKTGIKTRYEITKRIKPFIDVAYQYEKGQKATSMQEATESEKGWKYGAGIELVF from the coding sequence ATGCAAATCACTAAGAATTTCTTCTCAAAAACAGTCTTATCAATTGCATTAATAAGTATATCAAACTTAACTTTTGCTAATAGCAGCACTTCGGAACAAGAAAGTAATATTACAAATGGTATGAGAGTCTTATTACAGGAGTCTGGCGGCTTAAGATATAGCCCCCAAGAATTGTATCCAGAATATTATTCAATGGAAAATGCAAATGGGGGAGATAATATTATTTTGACTGCAAGAAAGACATCAGACGGATCTCACGATGATCATCTTAAAGAACATGGCGGACAAATTTATCAAGTAACAAGACTTGAAAATGCATGGATGGTTGATGAAGACGGTAAGGGCAACCTAGGAACAAAGCTTGAAACTTTGATTGGAACAGATGAAAATCGTCTATTTATTGAAGCCAATTCGGAAAAGTCAGAAAGTAATGATCCAAAATATGCTGTATCAGCACTTTATAGCCGTAACGTAGCCCCATTTTGGGATATACAAGCTGGTGTAAGATATAGCGAAGATAAAAATAGCAGCAACAGTGATCGAGTTGATGGTGTTATTGGTGTATTAGGATTAGCTCCTTATTTCTTTGAAACACAAGCATATCTTTATGGCGGTGAGAATAATTTTTGGGGAGCAAGTTTTGAATTAGAACGTGATTTGCTTTTAACTCAGAAACTTATTACTCAACCTTATATCGAAGCAGATGTAATATTTAGCGATGATTCTAACTATGCTGCAAAATCAGGTTTATCAGAACTTAAAACTGGTATCAAAACCCGATATGAGATTACTAAGCGAATTAAACCTTTCATTGATGTTGCTTACCAATATGAAAAAGGACAGAAAGCCACTTCTATGCAAGAGGCAACAGAGTCTGAAAAGGGATGGAAATATGGTGCAGGTATCGAATTAGTTTTTTAA
- a CDS encoding IS6-like element IS1008 family transposase, whose protein sequence is MNPFHGRHFQGEIILWAVRWYCKYGISYRELQEMLAERGINVDHSTIYRWVQRYAPEMEKRLRWYWRNPTDLHSWHMDETYIKVKGRWTYLYRAVDQRGHTIDFYLSARRNSKSAYSFLGKIFNTVKKWQIPRVINTDEAATYGHALSRLKREGKCPVDIEHRQIKYKNNVIECDHGKLKRIIRATLGFKSMKTAYATIKGIEVMRALRKGQASSFYYGQPQGEVCLINRVFGL, encoded by the coding sequence ATGAATCCCTTCCACGGTCGGCACTTTCAAGGTGAAATCATTCTTTGGGCTGTTCGTTGGTATTGTAAATATGGCATCAGCTATCGTGAACTTCAAGAAATGCTCGCTGAACGAGGCATAAATGTGGATCACAGTACAATTTATCGTTGGGTTCAGCGTTATGCTCCAGAAATGGAAAAACGGTTACGCTGGTATTGGCGTAATCCTACAGATTTACATTCATGGCATATGGATGAGACTTATATCAAAGTGAAGGGGCGATGGACTTACCTGTATCGTGCAGTTGATCAACGGGGTCATACGATTGACTTTTACCTTTCCGCTAGACGGAACAGTAAATCAGCCTATAGTTTTCTAGGAAAGATCTTCAATACGGTGAAAAAATGGCAAATTCCACGGGTCATCAATACAGATGAAGCAGCGACCTATGGCCATGCTTTATCACGGTTAAAGCGAGAAGGAAAATGTCCAGTAGATATTGAGCACAGGCAGATTAAGTATAAAAATAATGTCATTGAATGTGATCATGGTAAGTTAAAGCGGATCATCAGGGCCACATTAGGATTCAAATCTATGAAGACGGCTTATGCCACAATTAAAGGTATTGAAGTCATGCGTGCACTACGTAAAGGACAAGCATCGTCATTTTATTATGGTCAGCCTCAAGGTGAAGTGTGTCTAATCAACAGGGTTTTCGGTCTCTAA